One Nitrospira sp. DNA segment encodes these proteins:
- a CDS encoding ABC-F family ATP-binding cassette domain-containing protein, whose product MPPILLLSCESVGKGFGIKPLFSDLSLGLCEGDHVGLIGPNGSGKSTLLKILAGLEELDSGTRSVRRQIRIGYVPQESSFIEQSSVEETLIQVLLDEGLDQHEHGGRIAKTLSLGGFIRADQSVSTLSGGWRKRLAIARSLMLEPDVLLMDEPTNHLDVEGILWLERLLKAEPHAFVVISHDRRFLESVTTRIWELNRRYANGVFQANGRYSEFLEQRDAALQAQTDYQASLANRVRREVEWLRRGPKARTTKAKARIDAAGRMIDELQDIESRQAQGSAGIDFTASGRKSKQLLVTKGIGKSLGDKPIVSNLDIVMGPGERIGLLGPNGGGKTTILKLLAGILEPDRGTITRADRLRVVTFEQHRESLDQQATLRRALAPAGGDAVVYQDRSVHLISWAKRFLFKPEQLDLPVSRLSGGEQARLLIARLMLQPADLLLLDEPTNDLDIPTLDVLEDSLLEFTGALVLVTHDRWLLDRVSTRLLTLDGMGRAEWFADYAQWEAAQARKATEERKPEILEETSLSAKPSKRKGLSYKEQKEWEQIEAKILEAEETVATCQAAANDPAIASSAADLQDRFAALHAAQTEVERLYARWAELEEKRAQAIGNIQAEVGNKPFLG is encoded by the coding sequence ATGCCACCGATTTTGCTGCTCAGTTGCGAATCCGTCGGCAAGGGCTTCGGGATCAAACCGTTATTCAGTGACCTTTCACTCGGACTCTGCGAGGGCGATCATGTCGGGCTGATCGGTCCCAATGGGTCAGGGAAGTCCACGTTGCTCAAGATCCTGGCCGGTCTCGAGGAGCTGGACAGCGGTACTAGATCTGTGCGGAGGCAGATCCGCATCGGCTATGTTCCGCAAGAATCCTCGTTTATCGAGCAGTCCTCGGTCGAGGAAACGCTGATCCAGGTCCTCCTCGACGAGGGACTGGACCAGCATGAGCATGGCGGGCGCATCGCCAAAACGCTCAGCCTCGGAGGGTTTATCCGTGCCGACCAATCAGTCTCAACGCTCTCCGGAGGATGGAGGAAGCGGTTGGCGATCGCACGGTCGCTGATGCTGGAACCGGACGTGCTGCTCATGGATGAGCCGACCAACCATTTGGACGTCGAAGGTATTCTCTGGCTGGAACGCCTGCTGAAAGCCGAGCCCCATGCCTTCGTGGTCATTAGTCATGATCGGCGCTTCCTGGAATCGGTGACAACGAGGATCTGGGAATTGAATCGCCGATATGCCAATGGCGTCTTTCAAGCAAACGGTCGGTACAGCGAGTTTTTGGAGCAACGCGATGCGGCATTACAGGCGCAGACCGACTATCAGGCATCGTTGGCAAATCGGGTCCGGCGAGAAGTGGAATGGCTCAGACGCGGGCCGAAAGCTCGCACGACTAAAGCCAAGGCCCGGATCGATGCAGCCGGTCGGATGATCGATGAACTACAAGATATCGAATCACGACAAGCGCAGGGATCGGCCGGGATCGACTTCACAGCCTCTGGACGAAAGTCGAAACAATTGTTGGTGACAAAGGGGATCGGGAAATCTCTCGGCGACAAACCGATCGTGTCCAATCTCGATATCGTGATGGGTCCAGGCGAGCGAATTGGTCTCCTCGGCCCTAATGGTGGTGGCAAGACGACCATCTTAAAACTCTTAGCCGGCATATTGGAGCCGGATCGTGGCACTATCACGCGTGCCGATCGGTTGCGCGTCGTGACCTTCGAGCAACACCGTGAGTCATTGGACCAGCAAGCCACGTTGCGGCGCGCCCTTGCTCCAGCCGGCGGCGATGCCGTCGTATACCAGGATCGTTCCGTGCACCTGATCTCATGGGCCAAGCGCTTCCTCTTCAAGCCGGAGCAGCTCGATCTGCCGGTCTCGCGCTTATCAGGCGGCGAGCAGGCGAGGCTGCTGATCGCGCGACTGATGCTCCAACCGGCGGATCTCTTGCTCCTCGACGAACCGACGAACGATTTGGATATTCCAACACTCGATGTCCTGGAAGACAGTTTGCTTGAATTTACAGGCGCGCTTGTTTTGGTGACGCACGACCGGTGGCTCTTGGACCGTGTCTCCACAAGACTTCTGACGCTCGACGGGATGGGCCGCGCCGAATGGTTCGCCGACTATGCCCAATGGGAAGCCGCACAGGCGAGAAAGGCGACGGAAGAAAGAAAACCCGAGATCTTGGAGGAAACCTCCCTATCGGCGAAGCCATCCAAACGGAAAGGCTTGTCGTACAAGGAACAAAAGGAGTGGGAACAGATCGAAGCAAAAATCCTGGAAGCCGAGGAAACCGTTGCGACCTGCCAAGCTGCGGCAAATGACCCGGCTATCGCCTCATCCGCCGCTGATCTGCAAGATCGGTTTGCCGCACTTCATGCTGCTCAGACAGAAGTCGAACGCCTCTACGCCCGCTGGGCCGAACTGGAGGAAAAACGCGCTCAAGCGATCGGCAACATACAGGCTGAAGTTGGAAATAAACCATTTTTAGGATAG
- a CDS encoding CBS domain-containing protein, translated as MMPKRVRTGLTRSDILDRYVERFKQQLVKFQPFLSRKRGSASLEDFDDAAEELISQVFGAASDESEAYFFAKTGESALLPEEAQESGTHDVERESLQQRRQVLESCLADLELRRRLQATRKGKGIEAAIVEDYMSHDVRSIHRAATIKQAGQLLQKHKVGSLIVDDGSRYIGIVTDSDLTRKAVAKGLDPNTTTVAACMSRPVVTIEEDESLAEAMSLMKKQSIRHLPVTADATIIGVLSVSDLLRAFEEQNTP; from the coding sequence ATGATGCCGAAACGAGTTCGTACGGGGTTGACAAGGAGCGATATTCTCGATCGATATGTCGAGCGGTTTAAGCAGCAGCTCGTGAAATTTCAACCTTTCCTCTCGCGTAAGCGCGGGTCGGCTTCGCTTGAAGATTTCGACGACGCGGCGGAAGAGTTGATCAGTCAGGTATTCGGCGCGGCATCGGATGAATCAGAGGCCTATTTCTTTGCCAAGACGGGTGAATCGGCACTCTTGCCTGAAGAGGCGCAGGAAAGCGGGACCCACGATGTGGAACGTGAGAGCCTCCAACAGCGTCGCCAAGTGCTGGAAAGCTGTTTGGCTGATCTCGAATTACGTCGACGATTGCAGGCAACGAGGAAAGGGAAAGGGATCGAGGCAGCAATTGTTGAAGACTATATGTCGCATGATGTGCGAAGCATCCATCGGGCTGCAACCATCAAACAGGCGGGGCAGCTGTTGCAAAAGCATAAAGTCGGCTCGCTGATCGTGGATGACGGGTCCCGCTATATCGGTATCGTGACCGATTCCGATCTCACTCGCAAGGCTGTTGCCAAAGGTCTCGACCCCAATACCACGACCGTCGCCGCTTGCATGAGCCGGCCAGTTGTTACGATTGAAGAAGATGAGTCACTCGCCGAAGCCATGTCGCTGATGAAGAAGCAGAGCATCCGACATCTGCCGGTGACTGCCGATGCCACGATCATCGGTGTACTTTCAGTCTCTGACCTGCTCCGCGCGTTCGAGGAGCAAAACACTCCGTAG